CCGACCAGCGCAAACATGGACATGGAAAAAATCACTGCCAGCATGAGGAAACCTTCTTATTGTCAGAACGTGTTCACGTTCCAGGAGTTCAGCTGGCAGTGTGCGTGAGGCTCAGCGGGATTTATTGAACAAAATTGCGCCTCGCTGCTTTTTCATCAGTCATTTTCATCAGAACAGTGTCATAGCACTTCAACCGCCACCGCCGTGGCCTCGCCGCCGCCGATACAAAGTGAGGCAATGCCTCTTTTAAGCCCTTTCTGCCGCAGCGCATGGATCAGGGTCACCAGAATGCGCGAGCCTGATGAACCAATAGGGTGCCCCTGTGCACAGGCACCGCCAAAGATGTTGACTCTGCTTTCATCCAGCTCCAGCTGGCGTATCGCCAGCATGGTCACCACGGCAAAAGCCTCATTGATTTCAAATAGATCGACCGACGATTTATCCCAGCCGGCCTTCTTCAAGACTTTATCGATGGCACCGATGGGAGCCAGCGTGAACTCAGCGGGCAGCTGGGCATGAGTACTGTGCGCCAGCAGCCGCGCCAGTGGGTGCAAGCCACGCTGTTCGGCCTCTGCCGCCGACATCAGCAGCAGTGCAGAAGCGCCGTCGGAAATGGAGCTGGAATTCGCCGCAGTGACACTGCCGTCTCTGGCAAACGCGGGTTTGAGGGTCGGGATCTTGTCGATGTTGGCTTTGAAGGGCTGCTCATCCTGAGTTACCTGCTCTTCGCCTTTTCGACCCTGGATGCTGACCGGAGCCATCTCACTGTTCAGCCATCCCTGCTCTGCCGCCATCTGGG
This Pokkaliibacter sp. MBI-7 DNA region includes the following protein-coding sequences:
- a CDS encoding acetyl-CoA C-acyltransferase encodes the protein MSSTEHINPATDIVVVAASRTPMGGFQGSLSSLKATELGSVAIRHTLQASGLPAEAVDEVVMGCVLPAGLGQAPARQASRGAGLPDHVGCTTVNKMCGSGMKAVMMAMDQIRAGEARIMVAGGMESMSNAPYLLPKARAGLRMGHQQVIDHMFFDGLEDAYEGGLMGVFAQQAADRFQVTREEMDAFAINSLRKAQMAAEQGWLNSEMAPVSIQGRKGEEQVTQDEQPFKANIDKIPTLKPAFARDGSVTAANSSSISDGASALLLMSAAEAEQRGLHPLARLLAHSTHAQLPAEFTLAPIGAIDKVLKKAGWDKSSVDLFEINEAFAVVTMLAIRQLELDESRVNIFGGACAQGHPIGSSGSRILVTLIHALRQKGLKRGIASLCIGGGEATAVAVEVL